A window of Juglans regia cultivar Chandler chromosome 7, Walnut 2.0, whole genome shotgun sequence contains these coding sequences:
- the LOC109007367 gene encoding uncharacterized protein LOC109007367 encodes MLMAISFTLPNYQRNVKLQFSKQAVGSRVAIVCFASSLHQTTALGQKLHSKCSFYHVAHPSMVENSKRMTWSIGSNVDSSGFDPSPANSPNGGTRLIRAIRTIQTKIGARIQEIRKDLPTKLLFFLVGFYCATAFATVIGQTGDWDILSAALAVVVVEGIGALMYRASLPLVSKIKSLITMFNYWKAGLSLGLFLDSFKYGMDDIFGSSNPFTFEIDLFHIIF; translated from the exons atgttaaTGGCCATTTCGTTCACTTTGCCCAACTATCAAAGAAATGTTAAGCTTCAATTTTCAAAGCAAGCTGTCGGCTCAAGAGTTGCAATTGTTTGCTTTGCGTCAAGCCTCCATCAAACTACTGCACTTGGTCAGAAACTCCACTCTAAGTGCAGTTTCTATCATGTAGCCCATCCATCTATGGTCGAAAATTCCAA AAGGATGACCTGGTCTATTGGAAGTAATGTGGATAGCAGTGGATTTGATCCTTCTCCTGCAAATAGCCCCAATGGCGGAACCCGTTTAATAAGGGCCATCCGAACTATTCAAACCAAGATAGGTGCAAGAATTCAGGAGATAAGGAAAGATCTTCCCACGAAATTACTGTTTTTCTTGGTTGGATTTTACTGTGCAACTGCATTTGCTACTGTTATTGGGCAAACAGGAGACTGGGATATTTTATCTGCTGCCTTGGCTGTGGTTGTTGTTGAGGGCATTGGGGCCCTCATGTATAGGGCTTCTCTTCCTTTAGTGAGCAAGATTAAGAGCCTGATCACCATGTTTAACTATTGGAAGGCTGGCCTTTCACTAGGTCTCTTCTTGGATTCATTTAAATATGGAATGGATGACATATTTGGGTCAAGTAATCCCTTTACTTTTGAAATAGATTTGTTCCACATAATCTTTTAG